A DNA window from Primulina tabacum isolate GXHZ01 chromosome 12, ASM2559414v2, whole genome shotgun sequence contains the following coding sequences:
- the LOC142520931 gene encoding uncharacterized protein LOC142520931 isoform X2 → MAAREEEDSMAMDPHQLEIPTRRVKNIMKLDKDINKVNSEALHLIACSTELFIEFLAEKSARVALEKKKKTIRLEHLRVAVKRHQPTGDFLLSSLPKPSMPYDQQLPKDRVKTGPSGKPVPFSTRRIDAFFQK, encoded by the exons ATGGCAGCACGGGAGGAAGAAGATAGCATGGCTATGGATCCGCACCAGCTCGAGATCCCGACTCGCCGAGTGAAGAACATCATGAAACTTGATAAGGATATCAACAAGGTCAACTCCGAAGCCTTGCATCTTATCGCCTGCTCTACCGAGCTTTTCATCGAATTCCTCGCCGAAAAATCGGCACGCGTCGCgttggagaagaagaagaagaccaTACGGTTGGAACACTTGCGAGTTGCGGTGAAAAGACACCAGCCGACCGGGGATTTTCTCCTCAGTTCTCTCCCGAAGCCTTCTATGCCTTATGATCAGCAGCTTCCGAAGGATCGGGTGAAAACTGGACCCTCTGGAAAGCCGGTTCCTTTTTCCACGCGTAGAATTGACGCTTTCTTTCAGAAAT GA
- the LOC142520929 gene encoding 65-kDa microtubule-associated protein 8: MGSFQEYNGTGSSALLETSCGYLLQELEMIWDEVGEDNSIREKILHELEQECLEVYRRKVDTASMSRARLHQQLAESEAGYTHLLLSLGERSLPGRPEKMTGTLTEQLNAITPALREMQLRKEERVKQFRVVQGQTHKISAEIAGRTEYNDTSTVLVNENDLSLKKLEECQAELQRLHREKSDRLQRVENYICNIRDLSATLGMDSSQIITKAHPSLNELSGLSKNISDDIFKKLDNIVKSLEAEKQMRIDKLQQLGKALANLWNLMDTPFEDYQKFLHITSLSSISSDDIFTPGSLDLDFVQQAETEVKRLDQLKASKIKQFFFKKQTELDEICSRSHMEVPSKFEMEKIINQINSGEIDHADLLTSMDEQISRAKEEAFSRKVIMEKVEKWILVCDEERWLEDYIRDENRYSVSRGAHKNLKRAEHARVMVNKIPALVDLLISKTKYWEEERKKVFLYDEVPLLEMLEEYNILRKEREEEKQRQRELKKAQSKVIIEQDSPFGTRPSTSSWRNPDGNLNGGFSNGTPVNRKLSMGLQQMGPNIMNSPGQGISFRKGGKKTYKPRISPRKGFASHLREDTVSVVSSYSGPFSP; encoded by the exons ATGGGGTCGTTCCAAGAGTACAACGGAACGGGAAGTTCGGCATTGCTGGAGACATCTTGTGGATATTTACTACAAGAATTAGAG ATGATATGGGATGAAGTTGGAGAAGATAACAGTATCAGGGAAAAGATTTTACATGAACTTGAACAGGAATGCCTTGAAGTTTATAGAAGGAAAGTAGACACTGCCAGCATGTCACGAGCTCGACTGCATCAGCAACTTGCAGAATCTGAGGCTGGATATACTCATCTACTTCTGTCACTCGGTGAAAGATCACTCCCTGGAAGA CCAGAGAAAATGACTGGAACACTTACGGAACAGCTAAATGCTATAACCCCAGCATTGCGGGAGATGCAGTTAAGAAAAGAAGAGAGAGTAAAGCAATTTCGTGTGGTGCAAGGTCAAACCCATAAAATTTCTGCAGAAATAGCCGGTCGGACAGAGTACAATGATACATCTACTGTCCTGGTAAACGAGAATGATCTTTCTTTGAAGAAACTTGAAGAGTGTCAGGCTGAGCTTCAGAGACTTCACCGTGAAAAG AGTGACAGGCTTCAGAgagtagaaaattatatatgcAACATCAGAGACTTGTCGGCCACTTTGGGGATGGATTCTTCCCAGATAATAACCAAAGCACATCCAAGCTTGAATGAATTGTCAGGCTTATCAAAGAATATCAGCGacgatatttttaaaaaacttgaCAATATAGTGAAGTCTCTTGAAGCAGAAAAACAAATGCGAATTGATaag CTTCAACAGCTTGGTAAAGCATTGGCTAACTTGTGGAATCTCATGGATACGCCGTTCGAAGACTATCAAAAATTTCTTCATATCACAAGtctatcatcaatttcatcagATGATATATTCACCCCTGGAAGCCTTGATCTGGATTTTGTTCAACAG GCTGAGACCGAAGTTAAGAGACTGGATCAGTTAAAAGCAAGCAAGATAAAACAGTTCTTCTTCAAAAAACAAACAGAGCTTGACGAGATATGCAGTCGATCACACATGGAAGTTCCTTCAAAATTCGAAATGGAAAAAATAATCAACCAAATAAATTCTG GGGAAATCGATCATGCCGATCTCCTCACAAGTATGGATGAACAGATATCTAGAGCAAAAGAAGAAGCTTTCAGTCGCAAGGTGATCATGGAGAAAGTGGAAAAATGGATATTAGTCTGTGATGAGGAGAGATGGCTGGAAGACTATATAAGG GACGAAAATCGGTACTCAGTCAGCAGGGGGGCACACAAGAACCTTAAAAGAGCAGAACATGCAAGAGTGATGGTCAACAAGATACCAG CTTTGGTGGATTTGCTGATATCCAAGACAAAATACTGggaagaagaaagaaagaaagttTTCCTGTATGATGAG GTTCCTCTACTAGAAATGCTGGAAGAATACAATATTTTGAGGAAGGAAAGGGAAGAGGAAAAACAAAGACAAAGG GAACTGAAGAAGGCACAAAGTAAAGTAATAATTGAACAAGATAGCCCTTTTGGAACAAGGCCAAGTACCAGTAGTTGGCGCAATCCAGATGGAAACTTGAATGGAGGTTTTAGCAATGGTACCCCTGTGAATAGAAAGCTTTCAATGGGTTTACAGCAGATGGGACCAAACATCATGAACTCACCAGGACAAGGCATATCTTTTAGAAAAGGAGGAAAGAAGACATATAAACCAAGAATAAGTCCTCGAAAAGGCTTCGCTTCACATCTTAGAGAAGATACAGTTTCTGTTGTCTCATCATATTCTGGCCCCTTTTCACCCTAG
- the LOC142520931 gene encoding uncharacterized protein LOC142520931 isoform X1 yields MAAREEEDSMAMDPHQLEIPTRRVKNIMKLDKDINKVNSEALHLIACSTELFIEFLAEKSARVALEKKKKTIRLEHLRVAVKRHQPTGDFLLSSLPKPSMPYDQQLPKDRVKTGPSGKPVPFSTRRIDAFFQKCT; encoded by the coding sequence ATGGCAGCACGGGAGGAAGAAGATAGCATGGCTATGGATCCGCACCAGCTCGAGATCCCGACTCGCCGAGTGAAGAACATCATGAAACTTGATAAGGATATCAACAAGGTCAACTCCGAAGCCTTGCATCTTATCGCCTGCTCTACCGAGCTTTTCATCGAATTCCTCGCCGAAAAATCGGCACGCGTCGCgttggagaagaagaagaagaccaTACGGTTGGAACACTTGCGAGTTGCGGTGAAAAGACACCAGCCGACCGGGGATTTTCTCCTCAGTTCTCTCCCGAAGCCTTCTATGCCTTATGATCAGCAGCTTCCGAAGGATCGGGTGAAAACTGGACCCTCTGGAAAGCCGGTTCCTTTTTCCACGCGTAGAATTGACGCTTTCTTTCAGAAATGTACTTAA
- the LOC142520831 gene encoding uncharacterized protein LOC142520831, producing the protein MRGVEDKGCLNNGTTQEISGGSCISFDFHKRNGHHHRTALGKPTPSKWDDAQKWLVNLSRGEKNQAKASPRNSNADDRRLIVPVPKKDYSSGEEEVENDCPGSESMKRDEVETKTMDCDESVWRISKPVDSSKSVVRSVCVRDMGTEMTPIASQEPSRAGTPIRANTPAPRSPIASEPSSSLRCQNGGVIVAPESEAKNEPKRAARKANVEEQEPDNIAENMSKTTDQSRNLNALEIRATAWDEAERAKYMARYKREEVKIQAWENHQKRIAEMEMRKTESKAERLKSRAQEKYTNKLAATRRIAEEQRANAEAKLNEMAVKTSERADYIRRTGHLPSTFSFKLPSCCW; encoded by the exons ATGAGAGGTGTGGAGGATAAGGGATGCTTGAACAATGGCACTACACAGGAGATATCCGGTGGGAGTTGCATAAGTTTCGATTTTCACAAGAGAAATGGGCATCATCATCGGACGGCATTGGGAAAGCCGACGCCTTCGAAATGGGACGATGCTCAGAAGTGGCTGGTGAATCTGTCCAGGGGGGAGAAGAATCAGGCCAAGGCCTCGCCACGTAATTCGAACGCGGATGACCGGAGATTGATTGTGCCTGTGCCGAAGAAAGACTACTCAAGCGGTGAAGAGGAGGTCGAAAACGACTGCCCTGGCTCGGAGAGCATGAAGCGAGATGAAGTCGAAACCAAAACCATGGACTGCGATGAGTCGGTATGGCGAATCAGCAAGCCTGTTGACAGTTCTAAATCAGTTGTGAGATCTGTGTGTGTCAGAGATATGGGCACAGAAATGACACCGATTGCTAGCCAAGAGCCATCCAGAGCGGGTACCCCGATTCGGGCCAATACCCCGGCTCCAAGGAGTCCTATAGCATCAGAGCCATCCAGTTCTTTGAGGTGTCAAAATGGGGGGGTAATAGTGGCACCCGAAAGTGAGGCTAAAAACGAGCCGAAAAGGGCAGcaagaaaagctaatgtagaaGAACAAGAACCCGATAACATCGCTGAGAACATGAGCAAGACTACTGATCAATCAAGAAACCTGAATGCTCTGGAAATTCGAGCAACAGCTTGGGACGAGGCCGAACGGGCAAAATACATGGCAAG GTACAAGCGCGAAGAGGTGAAGATTCAGGCTTGGGAGAATCATCAGAAAAGGATAGCTGAAATGGAAATGAGAAAGACAGAG TCGAAAGCCGAGAGATTGAAATCTCGAGCCCAAGAGAAGTACACGAACAAGCTTGCAGCAACCAGGAGGATAGCCGAGGAGCAACGAGCAAATGCCGAGGCCAAACTGAACGAAATGGCTGTGAAGACATCAGAAAGAGCAGATTATATACGAAGAACAGGCCATCTTCCCTCTACTTTCTCCTTCAAGTTGCCTTCCTGCTGCTGGTAG